From Bacteroidota bacterium, one genomic window encodes:
- a CDS encoding NADH-quinone oxidoreductase subunit H, which translates to MPVTSLLLIIITSLFFTGIIIRTKSILSGRKGPGIFQPLKDIWRLFRKGAVYSKTTSFVFQVAPSVYFSSVLVAVLFIPFGDQRGLISFNGDFVFFAYTLALGKFFMIISSLDTGSSFEGMGASREALYSLLVEPAFFILMGSFALLTGHTSFFEIFSTLHFGSYISYAVGTLAAFVIVIIAMVENSRMPVDDPKTHLELTMIHEVMILDNSGFDLGLIFYTTNLKFAMYGAIIANFFLTPGHELYYSIPIFIATQALFAIGVGIIESFMARFRMNHNPQFIFTLTSISLLIFLGVLLMLGKII; encoded by the coding sequence ATGCCTGTCACGAGTTTGCTTCTGATCATCATTACCAGTTTGTTTTTTACGGGAATCATCATCCGCACAAAAAGTATTTTGTCGGGGCGCAAAGGTCCGGGAATTTTTCAGCCGCTGAAAGATATCTGGCGCCTGTTCAGGAAAGGCGCCGTGTACAGCAAGACAACCAGTTTTGTTTTTCAGGTTGCACCTTCTGTTTATTTTTCATCGGTGCTGGTAGCAGTGCTGTTCATTCCTTTCGGCGACCAGCGTGGATTGATTTCTTTCAACGGAGATTTTGTTTTTTTCGCTTACACACTGGCACTCGGAAAATTTTTCATGATCATTTCTTCGCTCGACACCGGCAGCAGTTTTGAAGGAATGGGAGCGAGCCGTGAGGCGCTTTATTCCTTGCTGGTGGAACCCGCATTTTTTATTCTCATGGGATCATTTGCCTTGCTGACCGGGCACACTTCCTTTTTTGAAATTTTCAGCACTCTCCATTTTGGCTCCTACATTTCTTATGCTGTGGGAACGCTGGCTGCTTTTGTCATTGTCATCATCGCGATGGTAGAGAACAGCCGAATGCCGGTAGATGATCCGAAAACACACCTGGAATTAACGATGATCCACGAAGTGATGATCCTTGATAACAGCGGATTCGATCTCGGACTGATTTTTTATACCACCAACCTGAAATTCGCCATGTACGGCGCCATCATCGCCAATTTTTTTCTTACACCCGGTCATGAATTGTATTATTCCATTCCCATTTTCATTGCCACGCAGGCGCTGTTCGCTATCGGGGTAGGGATCATCGAATCGTTCATGGCGCGTTTCAGGATGAACCACAACCCACAGTTCATTTTCACACTCACTTCCATTTCACTGCTCATTTTCCTGGGTGTATTACTGATGCTCGGGAAAATTATTTAA